The sequence CGCCAGCATGTTCTTGGTAGGCCTTTCAGACTCCCATTAGAAATCATAAAAATGTATCACCCTGTTAACTGTCGCAAACGATTAGGTCACCCTCAGAGAGCAAGGCACCCCAGAGCAGCACAAACTCTTCCTCGAGCGCGCAGAGAGATACGAAATCATCGGCTGCTACGCACAGACTGAATTGGGCCACGGCTCGAATGTCCGTGGCCTCGAGACCACAGCTACCTGGGACCCCACTGATAAGACTTTCatcatccattctccaaccCTGACCGCTTCCAAGTGGTGGATTGGCTCCCTCGGACGAACGGCAAACCACGCAGTCGTGATGGCTCAGCTGATTATTGGCGGCAAAAGTTACGGTCCTCATCCATTCGTTGTCCATATTCGCGACCTCGAGACCCATGAGCCGCTGGAGAACATCCATGTTGGCGACATTGGTCCGAAATTTGGCTACAAGTGAGGATTTATTTTTGCTCTGCTTGTGCTTCTACGTTGCGCTAACGTTCCTTATCTAGCACCATGGATAATGGCTTCCTACTCTTTAACCATGTCAAGATTCCCCACGTGAACATGCTTGCCCGCTTCTCAAGGGTTGATCCAGACACTGGCAAGTACATCCGCCCAGCACTGCCCTCCCTCGTGTACGGAACTTTGACCTGGGTGCGCTCCACCATTGTCCTCCAATCCGGTGGCGTCCTTGCCCGTGGTGTCACAATTGCCACGAGGTACTGCGCGGTCCGAAGACAATTCCAAGACCGTGATGCGCCGGCGACGGAAACCGGAGAGAACCAGGTCATCAACTATAAGATGGTCCAAATTCGATTGCTACCCCTTCTAGCCGCCACTTTTGCGCTGCATTTCACGGGCCGTGGCATGATGGCTCTTTACCAACAAAACCAGAGCCTGATGAAGGCTACCGAAAATGGAACCAAGACCAGGGGCGCTGGTCCCGAGCAATTGAACCCTGGAGCTGATCTCCTTGCCGACCTTCATGCCACATCCTGCGGTCTCAAAGCTTTGGGAAGTACCATTGCTGTTGAGGGATTGGAAGCCTGCCGTCGCGCTTGCGGTGGACACGGCTACAGCAGTTATAGCGGGATTGGTCCATGGTACGCCGATTACCTCCCGACTGCTACTTGGGAAGGAGACAACTACATGCTCACGCAGCAGGTTGCCCGATATGTAAGTCTCTCTCACATAGCCCGTATTGAAGgaatccaaaaaaaaaaaaaaaggtgaaGATGTTAATACTTGATTAGCTCCTCAAATCTGCCCGTTCCGTCATCGCTGgcaagccagcaaacaatgACACCTGCCGTGTCCTCGCGACCTACCTTTCTCGCCGTGACACAGGTGCTGCTTTCGACATCCTCGATAGCGATAAGGACATTGTTGATGCATTCGCGTGGCGCACTGCCTATCTGACCTTCGAGGCCCTTAAGCACCGCGATGTCGAGAAGAGATCCTGGAACAGCCTGCTAGTCGACTTCTGGCGCCTCTCCACCGCCCACTCCCAGTACCTCGTTGTCAAGAACTTCTATGAGGCAGTGTCCTCCCCTgccaccgccgccgccgtTGATCCCGAAACAATGACTGTTCTCCACAAGCTCTTCCGCCTGCATGCTCTCCACACCCTTGAGCGTGAGGCCGCTGAGTTCTTCACCTCTGGAGCTGTCACGACGAGACAAATTGTTCTCACTCGTACCAAGGCGGTGATGAATCTCCTCGAGGAGGTCCGTCCACATGCTGTGCGCTTGGTGGACTCATGGAAGTTCCCTGACTGGCAACTCGACAGCTCTCTGGGCAGATATGACGGCAAAGTCTACGAAGATCTATTCCATCGGGCCAGCGAGCTGAACCCAGTCAATGCCATGACATTTGACCCTTATCCAAGCCATGAAGTGTTGGTGAAGAACGAGAGGCCCAGTAAGCTGTGATTTCTCTTAACTGAGGGCTGATGTTCCCTTTCGCATTTCAAACGTGTATTTTGTGCCCCCTGGATTGAGATTTggcgttttcttttttcctaTATTCTCCTTTCTTATGGGTATTGATTTGGTTACTGTTTTTGCTTGAATACACTGTTTAGATTCTAGAAACATAGAAGAACGGGATGGATAGACAAATGGCGATGTGGATAGAGAGGCCTTCGATGGCTGGAAGACAACGTTTAGTTATCCGATAGACTTGAATTTAGACATTCTCATCAATTCATCCACATGGGAAAAACTGCATGCTTCGGGAAAATGGAGCCCTCATGGCAATGATTATTGTCAAGTGTCCAAAGTCAATCATAACCATGGACGAGGGAACAAACtgggaagggaagaaaaaaattatCACGAAAAGCATGTGAATATCAGGTGCAAACAGCCCAAACTAGCTACCTACTCCGGAGTTACCCCAAAAAAAGGCCGTTAAACTCCGTTCCAGATCCAAGCTCCCCACAATGTCTTCCCTGTagcgccaaaaaaaaaaaaaaaaaaaaaaaaaggaacagGGGTCACGATGAGGGATAGCTGACATGGCGTCACCACGGCCGCCCCACAAGCCTTAGAGGAAGCCCCGTCATTCATGCTGCAGCAATCCAGCTGATGAACCTCGGTCCCGCCATCGCGCCAACGAGAATCATAAGACTCGGAAGCAATATTTGCGCCCCGCTCTCCGGCGGAATCTTCCCTACCACCTCTTCACCACCTCCCGTGGCACGTGCCTCCGCCGTCCCCGTCCCAGAGAACGTGCAGCTTTCTCTCCCGCACCGGAAGCCATTGGGACAGCATCCTCCGCCCGCGTCGGCGTTGCAGGTTGTCCAGCCGTCGGCGCATTTGCTTGCCCTCCAGGGCGGGGCGGCACCACCAGTGGCGGACGCGGGGATGATGACGGTCACGCCGTTGGTGTTGATCGCTGTGTATGGCGTGAAGGGTGGGCAGGAGGTTGGATTGCAGTCGCGGCCTGTGCGGCAGCAGCCACCGTTGTAGACGGCGCTGCAGGCGTAGAAGCCTGTGGGACAGTCGTCAAGGATTTCAGGGTCCGTGGTGGTGCCTATGCCGGTGCTGGTGGGAAGTACGGTGGTGGTAATGGTCGGGTGTGAGGTTGGGCGGATGGGTGGATTGACGATCTGCGTTGTGGTTGTAGGTTTGGCGGTCGTAGATGCAGAGGATGAAGATGCGGTGATTGTCACTGTTGTCGTGGAGACAAATAGACACCCGTCCTTGACACATGTGTACCCGGGGATACAGCATCCTCCGCCAGGGAACTCAGAACAGTTTGTGTACCCGTCTGGACACGACTGGAGCTTCCCGGAACATTTCTTGCCGGAGCCATTGCTGCCACCAGAACAGCAGCCAACGTCTCCCAGGCCAGTGTCGCGGACGATTTGGCATACGGACCCGAGAGAGCAACAGCTGTTGGGGCGGGAGATGGAGCTGCAAGGCCGGGTGCTGGCAGGGCACTGGAAAGCTCGCTTCGAAAAAAGATTCCCTGGGCGCAAATTTCTGGGAATCGAAAACTCTTTCCCGAAGACAGAGAAGCCCGGAACAGTGCGCTCAAAGTGTATTGGGTAGGCGGGTTCCAGCGCAGCGAGATTGTTGTTCATCTCGTCGTCTTCGAGATAGCTGGCTACGTCCCGTTTTCGAGGATCATGTCTGTCGTCGTTGAAATACCAATAGTCCATCCAGAATTTTTCGCCCTCGTCATCTGGCATCTTGCGGACTGCGGTGGGCTGTTCCACGCGAAGTCTGCGGCTTATTGAGGCATGGCGTTGGAGTAAGTCTTCCCATGTCCGTGCTTCTATTCGATCGAGCTCAAGGGTTGTATTTGCCTGCGTAGTGCAAATCCGTGAAGTCTGCGCCGGCAACGCTGCGGTCAGAAGCAGGAGGAGAGAGCTGGGTAGGCTCAAGGGTGATGGCATTGATAGCGAACTTGAATTACAGCTAGCTAGCGGGATCTGAAGGACTTGCTGGTGGTTGTCATCACATTCTGTCAGTCCGATAATATTTTAATAGTTTACTCTGTGGTTCAGGAgcctttttccccctttgaAAAGGTCTGACGCGGCCTTGCATTCTTCCCTGTGAATTTGTTTCGAAGACGCCCGGGACAGTTGTGAGGTTAGCATTGGTTCACCGCAGCTTCATTGTTTCATCGTCGGACACTTCACCGGCGTTCCTTGCAGGCTTGTCACTCTACAGTATATGCAGCTAAGCCACTGACTTTGCATATCTCTTTCGACCTATTGGAgctcccaacatctgccgCGGGCGAATGAATACAGTAGCTCGTGTCGCTGACGTTTTTCCGGCGAAACTTCGGCGCCTGTGTGTTTGCGTGGTTTGCACTACCCGCTTAGTCATAAACTCTGCCAAGACTAGCTAAGTGAGATCATTTCCTAAACAGGTCTAGTTCGGTATATCGGCCCGCTGCAGCCGCCGCCGATCCCGCTGCCCGCCGTGCCAGATCTCGATCACCCGCTCCCGCCCGTCTGTCATCAGCCGAAACATGATCTCGAGTCCGCTACAAACAAGATCCACGCTTCTCTCGCCCCGTGGCTTGGCCATCTCCGCCATGCTCCGCGGACGCGCCGCCACGTACAAGCTCACGGCGGCCATGCCTCTCAATCTGGCAAAAGGGGCTCCGTCCTGGCCTTCAAAGAGTTCCCATCCCCCATCCCAGTGCCCTTCCCACCCAATCCACTGGGGATCAACCTTTGTATGGGTATCGGCGAATGGGACTACGATGTCGGAGCCCTCTCGTGGTTTCGGTGGAGCAGGCCAGCCCAGTAGGTAGCATGCTGCGAATAGGACTTTACTGTAAGTCGCGACGCCTTCAACCGAGTTTGTCATTATTGCGATTCCGCACCCCTCCCCCTGGACCGCCGCATCTTGGTGCGTGTACGTCTTCTTCGGAGAGGCCGATCCCGTGTCGTTTGCAAAACATATCAGATGACATCTCCAGCCAGGCATGTTGCTACCCGCGTGCCTGAATACCTGCCATGGCGGCTCCCGGGCCACAAACCATGAATGGGCGACGCCATTTTGGACCTCGGTGAGCATTGTGCGTGCTAATGCCTGGTTCAGAAATGCATCTGGTTCCCCGTTCAGTGACCTTAGTATGGCCCGACCTGCTTTAAGCAAATCTTCTGGTGTGCTCCATAATCCGGCAGCAGCCTGCTCGGGATTAACCCGGTGGGTTGTTTCGCACGGCTTATGACCAGAATAATATGGTCGGGCATAGTTTCCCTCACCTTTATGATCGAAAGGCTCCAAACCGTTGATATCTCCGGGGCCTGGCGGCTCAAACGTTGATCGTGTCATTTCTAGGGAATCAAAAAGGTATTCCCGCATGACTGTGGAAAATGGTTTTCCCAGTACCTGCTCTACTATCATCTGGAGCACTGTTAGTCCCCCGCCAGAGTAGCTAAAACGATGACCTGGATAATCTGCGAGCTTGATGCGGAGAGTGTTGCATGGCGCTTCGCCGGCAATAATAGTCCTTAGGTCAGGAAGACCGGTTTCTCCATCGCTGCTGCTCTCTTCATAGCCCGGAAACCCAAAGACCCCATCAGGCTCAAGCCCTGACGTGTGGCTGAGCAACTGGGCGATCGTGATGTGTTGGGATAATCCTGCTGTGTGCGCCGTTTCAAGTTGGCGCATGAGGGATGTGGGGAGGTACTGAGCTATCGAGCCATGCAGAGACAGCTTCCCAAGTTCAATCAGCTTGAAAACGGCCAACGAAGCGATAGCCTTCGAAATGGAGCCGGATTGAAACCGAGTCAATTCATTGTCGTACAAGCTCGTGATACAACGAGAATGTATTTCGCCCTTGTCGAGAACAGCAATTGAGACAGATGGTGTCCCCAATTCGACCAAAAGGGTCGATGCGCTGCATGGAGAAGATCCTGCGGCTGAAGGTTGTGAACTCAAAAGCTCTTCCAACCGGGAAAACAGGTCTGTTTGCGCAGAGCTTTTGCTTCGGGTCATTTTCGGATGAGGTCAAGTCACCTATAAGACTATGAGCTTGGGTGATAACAGCGGGTAATATCAAATATCTTCGGGACCTGGTTGACAGTCGCTCCCTACCGTTTTGACCCTTTGAATGTACGGTATATACCTTTCTGAAACTAAGAAGTTTGGTCGTCCTGGCAATCAGGTCGGCTAACGCTACCTCTCCCAAAAGCCATAGAATGCAGGCGCATTTTCGTAGCATTGGAGGAGCGAGAGATGCTTTATACGCTCACGGAATAGGAAATTTTTACATGCAGGCACCCATATTCTTCTGATAATGTTGTCGCCTCCGAGAATACGATTTCGCAACTCCTTCCCGTATTATTCCCTGCTCGTCCTGTTCCATGCTGGGTGCTCTcgtatatacatacatacgggACATAATCTACCGGAAAAATTGGAAAGCAACGAGACACAGATTGATTGTCCTTACTTCGGAGTTCTTCATAAAATAGGTTCATATTTCCTTGACCCATGCTCGGCTCCACAAGCTAGCAGCTTTCGTAGGCACAACTTTGATCGACCCCCCCCGGGCCGGGGGAACCGTTGTCATGGATGTCACCCCTGCGGCGATGCATATGCTTTTTGACGCCGACCCACTCGGGAGCTAACGACCCCGGTTCAGTGCTTCAAGTTGCACCTGGCAGCTCAGGCAGACACGAAAGGAGCTTTCTCGTCTTCAGGTCTTCAAGCAGGCCGACGTGATGTTGTTTGGCGGATGAGTATAGCCCTCGATCTTACACTGGGAGAAAGATTTAATTGCTACTGAATAACTCGAAGGggggtttttcttttttgtcaTAACGAAGTATTAAATTGACACCCTAACCATTGCATCCCTACACTATCCATTCATCAAATAAAAAAATTCTAACACTTCCATGCACATCGGGGGCCATAATGTAAGGGGGGTAAAGGGTGCGTGAAAATCATATCAACATTGGAAATGGGGAAGGGGTCACATGTATGCAAAATATCAACTAATGGGTATCATGAAGGGAAAATATGGATGAGTGATCGGGATGTGGTTTGTGGAGGCAAACAGGGAATGGGTGGTGAAATGTAGTGCGGGAGCAGGGGGGTTAGTGAAAGAGGAGTCACTATCGGGGGaatttggggggggggggagggtgaaaaaaagaaggaaagaaaagacataAAGAAACTCTGCCAGGGCAGCGGTGGAGCAATCTCGCCATAGACATTTTTGCTGAGGGTCATCGAGTAGCATCACACAATGATCGGATCGACGGTGAGGAGGAAGtatcaaagaaaagagagaaagaaggaacATAGATCATAGAGAAATTCGACACATGAGATAGATTAAAAAGTGTGTAAACAGTGGCATCGCGGCAAAGGCACGCACGCAACTAGctagaaaaaaaagatcCTAGCCAGGATGAGTGCTTACTTGGCGACGCTACATACACTGTTAGCAATCTCACTGTGTCTGTTCGTCCTGTTCAGACATACCAGGACCAGACGATGACCTGTTTCCGCCCGAAGCACTCTTTGGGCTTTCAGGTGTGGTGTTGGCCGGGGGTGAAGAAGGGGCAGCAGGAGCATCGACCTCATTTCTGACATCCGCGGCATTCTCCGGTTCTTCATCTTGTTTTAGGGCTGAAGTGTCTGGCTCTCCGTTCTCAAGTGGCGACTCTTCCTTTGGGGACTGGGGAGCGGGTTGTTCTTCCTCAGTATCTCCGGTATTCAACCCCTGCATACGCTCCCACACCTCCTTTCGAATCTTTTCGTCCTTAGCTTTTCTCAAACGCTCCGCTTCTTCGAATCCTCCGCTCTTCTTTAGTTTTCCTCCTTCGACAAAGGCTCCCAGTTCTTTTTGGAATTGGCCGATACGTCGGCTCTCCAGTTCCTTCTGTCTTGCCTTTTCTGCTCGCTCGATGGCCTCGACACGGTTCTCGTGGTTCGGTTGGAGAGCTCGGACTTCTCCTAGGACGCTATCTTTTGCCTTTACCGGATCTATAGATGGATCTAAGGGAAGTGTTCGCGACGCAACCCTAAAACTAACAACTGTGGCGTTGCCGTCAGGATTCGACGACTGAAGGGCTTGTTGTTTAGTCGCTTGTTCGACCAACGCAAACGTTTGCGTAGCTTTCTCCAGATCATCTTCTAAATCAACAGCAAGATCTTCCTGCATTGTGAGTTGGTCTCGCTCCTCGCAGACTTGTTGCAGTTCTTTCTCCCAAATCTTTGTCCAGATAGGCTTCTCGCGCTTAAGGAAGTCCTGCATTTTCTTAAGCTCCTTGGTCACGGCGCTAATATCGCGGCCAACGGCTTCTAATTGTCTTGGCAATGGCCGTACACCGCGGGTTACGACATCCTTGCGAAGGTCTTCTACGAGGTCCTGTAGATCATCAACGCGAGCCACGAGTTTCTCGGATTCGTCAGCAAGTTCCTTCTTCCCTGCATTGACACGAGCACGGCCCGCATCCCCTTCATACGAGGGTACACTCATATCAGTAGCTACGGTCTTCACAGCATTGGCTTTTGTTCGAACGTTGTTCATAGATGCTGAGACGTCGGAGGAGAAATTGGAATAAGTCTGGCGAAGAACGGCAAGATCGCGACGAAGACTTTGTATCTCTGTCACATAACTGCCCTTGGCAGTCGATGCGAGTGACTGTCCATTTGCTGAGGAGAGAGGTGCTGGACCCGCAGCGAGACGGGCGATCTCCTTGGCTGCTTGTTGCTGACGGTCGGTCAGCAGCTGGATAGAGGCAGCTTGGTTGTCCATGGTATCCCGCACCCCTTCAATTAGACGTCGAACACCACCGACGCTTTCGTCAATGTGCTTTTTGACTTCATCAAGGGCCTCGACGTTTAGAACAAGAACTGACCTGTCCTTCACATCGTTAAGATCTTCTAACTCGTGGCGTACACCGGAAATCGGATCCTGGATATAAATTTCGGGCAGATCCACACCGTTATTATGTGTATTCCACGCGAATTTCTCAATAAATGCTAGTTGGAGTCTCCCAATAGTTAAGCCAGCATAACCTTCCGCGAGGACATATTTTTTGATTTTCGTCTTGTATTGCAGGAACAAAGTAACCTCTTTGCTTGACGGTGGCGGCGACATATCTGGGGTGAACTGAGCGGGGCGTGAGTTCTGCGAGTCCATCGACACAGTTCTTGTCTCTCCATGATCGGTCTCCTGTTTGCTGGCCTTGTCTACTCCCTCTTGAAGAGAGTCTCGTTCAGGAATTTGTGGTAGGCTGGGGACAGGTTTATCCACGATTGGGGTATCCCTATGTTCAATGTCACGTGAAGGACGGACCTTGTCCGTTGGAGTTTTCGCTGTTGGGCTGTCTTCTGGAACAGGTTCTGGTGGTGGCTCTATTTTGGCTATCACCGAAGGTTCGGGTGTCGTGGGAGGCCTGGTGCTATCGCCCACTCGACGATGACCTGATTGTTTTCGGCCATGAGCAGGACCACGAAGGCGCACTGCGTTCATTGACTCACGTACGTCACGCCCACGACTATTCAGCTGTGACGATTGAGAAGATGGTAGGACTGGAAGGCCATTTGTGGGACCAAGATGCTTCTGTATTTGATACGCAGAGAATCTTCGCGAAGCCCTGCGTTCCAGCTCGCCGCTCCTCTGCAGCATTCCGATGGCATCGTTTGCTTTTGGCGGCGGGGGAGGTGGGTGAGGAAAGCCGTGAATCTGATTCTGGCTAGCGGGTGATTGGGGGCGAGCAGTCACGGAGTCTTGGTCGTAGGGCTGTAGAACGGGCATATTCTGCATCGTGGAACTGGACATCGATGACGACGAAACAGACGTGGCGATCGCACGCTGTGCCTCCCTTCTGATCGCATCTCTTTCTGAAAATGTCCCACCCTGGCGGTCAGTAGGCCAATTGGACGATGTATTTCGAGTTGCCACGGACGCTTGATCGTCGGCGTATGGTGTGCTCTGCCGTGCATCTGGAGGGCGATTCTGCGGAGGCTGCGGAGGAAGTTCATCCGCTGCCGGCGGTATGGCATTCTCTCCGCTGGCAATGCTTCCTTGGCTT is a genomic window of Coccidioides posadasii str. Silveira chromosome 3, complete sequence containing:
- a CDS encoding uncharacterized protein (SECRETED:SignalP(1-23)~EggNog:ENOG410PP9T~COG:S~TransMembrane:1 (n5-15c20/21o421-444i)~BUSCO:14005at33183) gives rise to the protein MPSPLSLPSSLLLLLTAALPAQTSRICTTQANTTLELDRIEARTWEDLLQRHASISRRLRVEQPTAVRKMPDDEGEKFWMDYWYFNDDRHDPRKRDVASYLEDDEMNNNLAALEPAYPIHFERTVPGFSVFGKEFSIPRNLRPGNLFSKRAFQCPASTRPCSSISRPNSCCSLGSVCQIVRDTGLGDVGCCSGGSNGSGKKCSGKLQSCPDGYTNCSEFPGGGCCIPGYTCVKDGCLFVSTTTVTITASSSSASTTAKPTTTTQIVNPPIRPTSHPTITTTVLPTSTGIGTTTDPEILDDCPTGFYACSAVYNGGCCRTGRDCNPTSCPPFTPYTAINTNGVTVIIPASATGGAAPPWRASKCADGWTTCNADAGGGCCPNGFRCGRESCTFSGTGTAEARATGGGEEVVGKIPPESGAQILLPSLMILVGAMAGPRFISWIAAA
- the POX1 gene encoding fatty-acyl coenzyme A oxidase (EggNog:ENOG410PGSV~COG:I) → MSPTPDWVKKLKPAGPQGTELLEQERAKSNVSVDKLAELIHTKETLQRQERLLAIMEKEPVFDKSQNHTLGRVERLKRSLGKAKRLQNLREQHGWSQDEFMMANDLLGEPTPYGLHASMFLVTLREQGTPEQHKLFLERAERYEIIGCYAQTELGHGSNVRGLETTATWDPTDKTFIIHSPTLTASKWWIGSLGRTANHAVVMAQLIIGGKSYGPHPFVVHIRDLETHEPLENIHVGDIGPKFGYNTMDNGFLLFNHVKIPHVNMLARFSRVDPDTGKYIRPALPSLVYGTLTWVRSTIVLQSGGVLARGVTIATRYCAVRRQFQDRDAPATETGENQVINYKMVQIRLLPLLAATFALHFTGRGMMALYQQNQSLMKATENGTKTRGAGPEQLNPGADLLADLHATSCGLKALGSTIAVEGLEACRRACGGHGYSSYSGIGPWYADYLPTATWEGDNYMLTQQVARYLLKSARSVIAGKPANNDTCRVLATYLSRRDTGAAFDILDSDKDIVDAFAWRTAYLTFEALKHRDVEKRSWNSLLVDFWRLSTAHSQYLVVKNFYEAVSSPATAAAVDPETMTVLHKLFRLHALHTLEREAAEFFTSGAVTTRQIVLTRTKAVMNLLEEVRPHAVRLVDSWKFPDWQLDSSLGRYDGKVYEDLFHRASELNPVNAMTFDPYPSHEVLVKNERPSKL
- a CDS encoding uncharacterized protein (EggNog:ENOG410PNJ9~COG:V~MEROPS:MER0000459) yields the protein MTRSKSSAQTDLFSRLEELLSSQPSAAGSSPCSASTLLVELGTPSVSIAVLDKGEIHSRCITSLYDNELTRFQSGSISKAIASLAVFKLIELGKLSLHGSIAQYLPTSLMRQLETAHTAGLSQHITIAQLLSHTSGLEPDGVFGFPGYEESSSDGETGLPDLRTIIAGEAPCNTLRIKLADYPGHRFSYSGGGLTVLQMIVEQVLGKPFSTVMREYLFDSLEMTRSTFEPPGPGDINGLEPFDHKGEGNYARPYYSGHKPCETTHRVNPEQAAAGLWSTPEDLLKAGRAILRSLNGEPDAFLNQALARTMLTEVQNGVAHSWFVAREPPWQVFRHAGSNMPGWRCHLICFANDTGSASPKKTYTHQDAAVQGEGCGIAIMTNSVEGVATYSKVLFAACYLLGWPAPPKPREGSDIVVPFADTHTKVDPQWIGWEGHWDGGWELFEGQDGAPFARLRGMAAVSLYVAARPRSMAEMAKPRGERSVDLVCSGLEIMFRLMTDGRERVIEIWHGGQRDRRRLQRADIPN
- the BUD6 gene encoding Bud site selection protein 6 (EggNog:ENOG410PI71~COG:S~BUSCO:1750at33183) gives rise to the protein MESYSRYQHSPQRRAASSEQSQPPMAQSSSNNPGAAGEASGGRASSGSVRSSAPRTSPDKQLSQIEKSVTHLLVATKELLETLTQWSRGQASEVKVSDVYVRLGYEFNLACRAFGAIGVDTTDLGPVPDLLRTILEDTLSQDASTESLNRYLPRIRDIIINLLHGLKRKQAKLRSRQARGGPRQGSQGSIASGENAIPPAADELPPQPPQNRPPDARQSTPYADDQASVATRNTSSNWPTDRQGGTFSERDAIRREAQRAIATSVSSSSMSSSTMQNMPVLQPYDQDSVTARPQSPASQNQIHGFPHPPPPPPKANDAIGMLQRSGELERRASRRFSAYQIQKHLGPTNGLPVLPSSQSSQLNSRGRDVRESMNAVRLRGPAHGRKQSGHRRVGDSTRPPTTPEPSVIAKIEPPPEPVPEDSPTAKTPTDKVRPSRDIEHRDTPIVDKPVPSLPQIPERDSLQEGVDKASKQETDHGETRTVSMDSQNSRPAQFTPDMSPPPSSKEVTLFLQYKTKIKKYVLAEGYAGLTIGRLQLAFIEKFAWNTHNNGVDLPEIYIQDPISGVRHELEDLNDVKDRSVLVLNVEALDEVKKHIDESVGGVRRLIEGVRDTMDNQAASIQLLTDRQQQAAKEIARLAAGPAPLSSANGQSLASTAKGSYVTEIQSLRRDLAVLRQTYSNFSSDVSASMNNVRTKANAVKTVATDMSVPSYEGDAGRARVNAGKKELADESEKLVARVDDLQDLVEDLRKDVVTRGVRPLPRQLEAVGRDISAVTKELKKMQDFLKREKPIWTKIWEKELQQVCEERDQLTMQEDLAVDLEDDLEKATQTFALVEQATKQQALQSSNPDGNATVVSFRVASRTLPLDPSIDPVKAKDSVLGEVRALQPNHENRVEAIERAEKARQKELESRRIGQFQKELGAFVEGGKLKKSGGFEEAERLRKAKDEKIRKEVWERMQGLNTGDTEEEQPAPQSPKEESPLENGEPDTSALKQDEEPENAADVRNEVDAPAAPSSPPANTTPESPKSASGGNRSSSGPASPSKHSSWLGSFFSS